Proteins from a genomic interval of Treponema succinifaciens DSM 2489:
- a CDS encoding response regulator transcription factor, which yields MNCFVGAVLEVINRLQKRRLFYENEPELNVSALQNYDFLQIMQGVKILCVEDNLSLLENIQNMFKPYCTFFAACNGKDALEKIKEEIPDLIISDMVMPVMDGKAFFEICRRDEKLKTIPFLFLTGVQDSKLRRVSIKEGAVDYIFKPFSQTELLLKVYSILSLKVNVKKDFARTITDFINKTAEISSGSKLNSDLPFASAADSKENRICAYKKFGLSSREIEIAELLLKNQTNKQIAKELFIATSTVATHIQHIYEKFGVKSRSEWIQSVMSL from the coding sequence TTGAATTGTTTTGTCGGGGCTGTCCTAGAAGTTATTAACAGACTTCAAAAAAGGCGGCTTTTTTATGAAAATGAGCCTGAACTGAATGTTTCCGCGCTTCAAAATTATGACTTTTTGCAGATAATGCAAGGCGTAAAAATTCTTTGCGTGGAAGACAATCTTTCACTTTTGGAAAATATTCAAAATATGTTCAAGCCTTACTGCACGTTTTTTGCCGCTTGCAATGGAAAGGATGCTCTTGAAAAAATAAAGGAAGAAATTCCCGATTTGATAATTTCGGATATGGTTATGCCAGTTATGGATGGAAAGGCTTTTTTTGAAATTTGCCGCAGGGACGAAAAGCTAAAAACAATTCCATTTTTGTTTTTAACGGGCGTGCAGGATTCCAAACTTCGGAGAGTTTCAATCAAGGAAGGAGCGGTGGATTATATTTTCAAGCCTTTTTCGCAAACGGAACTGCTTTTAAAAGTCTATTCGATTTTGTCATTAAAAGTAAATGTGAAAAAAGATTTTGCAAGGACAATCACGGATTTTATAAACAAGACGGCGGAAATTTCTTCTGGAAGCAAATTGAATTCAGACTTGCCGTTTGCTTCTGCCGCTGATTCAAAAGAAAACAGAATTTGTGCCTATAAAAAATTCGGCTTGTCGTCAAGGGAAATTGAAATTGCCGAGCTTTTGCTAAAGAATCAGACTAACAAGCAGATTGCAAAGGAGCTTTTTATTGCCACTAGCACGGTTGCAACTCATATTCAGCATATATATGAAAAATTCGGCGTAAAAAGCAGAAGCGAATGGATTCAGTCTGTTATGAGTTTGTAG
- a CDS encoding LEA type 2 family protein, with amino-acid sequence MKKLLVTIAASALLAFVQISCSTNKIPTEIPKPSVSFNSISFVSLDLEGITLKCDYAIKNPYPVSLSLAKLAADITCNGEAFTTLTADEGISLSAKSTKENSFNFKIPYDSILNFAKTFKSEKTLPFKIAGNATIDNIPLISSITLPFSKDFDVPVFKPSFSFSSPKVVLPTAKEIISSFTKSGISAVKAASAATSLASGKPIAENLLDNVNMDVKINFNLNVKNEGGADWKYILNSCKISSGGKELTELDVAQNEINSADGTIPLTATINTITAGKFITQIINKSGTNPTFALKSGISFPQLKSVTLPLSCSKEIPLSKFAIGK; translated from the coding sequence ATGAAAAAACTTTTAGTTACCATTGCAGCAAGCGCACTGCTTGCTTTTGTTCAGATTTCCTGCTCAACGAACAAGATTCCCACGGAAATTCCAAAGCCGTCGGTTTCATTCAATTCAATTTCATTTGTTTCGCTCGATTTGGAAGGAATAACTTTAAAGTGCGACTATGCAATCAAAAACCCTTACCCGGTTTCACTTTCACTTGCAAAACTTGCGGCGGACATAACTTGCAACGGTGAAGCTTTTACAACTTTGACCGCAGACGAAGGAATTTCACTTTCAGCAAAATCCACAAAAGAAAATTCGTTCAACTTTAAAATTCCTTACGATTCAATTTTGAACTTTGCAAAAACTTTCAAGTCTGAAAAAACACTTCCATTCAAGATAGCGGGAAATGCGACAATCGACAACATTCCGCTGATTTCTTCAATAACATTGCCGTTTTCAAAAGACTTTGACGTTCCTGTATTCAAGCCAAGCTTTTCATTTTCAAGTCCAAAAGTTGTTCTGCCGACTGCAAAAGAAATTATTTCATCTTTTACAAAAAGCGGAATTTCGGCGGTAAAAGCAGCAAGCGCGGCAACTTCACTGGCTTCAGGAAAACCGATTGCAGAAAATTTGCTCGACAACGTGAACATGGACGTAAAAATAAATTTCAACTTGAATGTAAAAAATGAAGGCGGCGCAGACTGGAAGTACATTTTAAATTCATGCAAAATCAGTTCAGGCGGAAAAGAACTTACAGAGCTTGACGTTGCCCAAAACGAAATAAATTCCGCAGATGGAACAATCCCGCTCACAGCCACAATCAACACAATTACAGCCGGAAAATTTATTACTCAGATTATAAACAAGTCCGGAACAAATCCGACATTCGCGCTTAAAAGCGGCATTTCATTTCCGCAGTTAAAATCAGTAACTTTGCCTTTGTCTTGCTCAAAAGAAATTCCGCTAAGCAAATTTGCCATTGGAAAATAA
- a CDS encoding oligopeptide/dipeptide ABC transporter ATP-binding protein: MKKDIILYTENLQKHFGLDAGFFAKKNKQVYAVNGVSFEIERGKTYGLVGESGCGKTTTARLLVRMYNADSGKIYFNPQEKTEPIEVANLDKKALSAYREKVKYIFQDPSRSMNPRMTIASILSSPLKYSSHWQGKEQAREKATELLEEIGLDKADLDRRPQEFSGGQRQRISIARGLILEPELLICDEVVSALDVSVQAQILNLLQDLRKKRGLSFLFIAHDLKVSCYFCDTIGVMYRGMIVEEAEAKDLYKEALHPYTQTLFAGAGGKFQVEKTGEMKTLLENLSGCPFAHRCPRAQEKCRSEIPPLKQLSENHKVRCFFIE, encoded by the coding sequence ATGAAAAAAGATATAATATTATATACTGAAAACTTGCAGAAACACTTTGGGCTTGACGCAGGATTCTTTGCAAAAAAAAACAAGCAAGTCTATGCGGTAAACGGAGTTTCATTTGAAATCGAGCGCGGAAAAACCTACGGACTTGTAGGCGAAAGCGGCTGTGGAAAAACAACAACAGCCCGGCTTTTAGTAAGAATGTACAATGCCGATTCTGGAAAAATATATTTCAATCCGCAGGAAAAAACAGAACCTATTGAAGTCGCAAATCTGGACAAAAAAGCTCTTTCCGCATATAGGGAAAAAGTAAAATACATTTTTCAAGACCCTTCACGCTCAATGAATCCACGCATGACAATTGCAAGCATTTTATCATCGCCTTTAAAATATTCATCGCATTGGCAGGGAAAAGAGCAGGCACGTGAAAAAGCCACCGAGTTGCTTGAAGAAATCGGGCTAGACAAAGCGGATTTGGACAGACGACCGCAGGAATTTTCAGGCGGACAAAGGCAGCGCATTTCAATTGCACGCGGGCTGATTCTTGAGCCGGAACTTCTGATTTGCGATGAAGTTGTAAGCGCACTGGATGTTTCTGTTCAGGCGCAAATTCTGAATCTTTTGCAGGATTTAAGGAAAAAACGCGGACTTTCATTTTTGTTTATTGCCCACGATTTAAAAGTTTCCTGCTATTTTTGCGACACAATCGGTGTAATGTACCGCGGAATGATTGTAGAAGAAGCCGAGGCAAAAGACCTTTACAAGGAAGCCTTGCATCCGTACACGCAGACACTTTTTGCCGGAGCAGGCGGAAAATTTCAAGTTGAAAAAACAGGCGAAATGAAAACATTGCTGGAAAACCTTTCTGGCTGCCCGTTTGCCCACAGATGCCCAAGAGCGCAAGAAAAATGCCGTTCTGAAATTCCGCCTTTAAAGCAGCTTTCAGAAAACCATAAAGTGCGCTGTTTTTTTATAGAATAG
- the nrdG gene encoding anaerobic ribonucleoside-triphosphate reductase activating protein: MYYGEIKKFDISNGEGVRVSIFVSGCRVHCPGCFNKCTWDFQYGKLFTEETENEITEALSKEFISGLTVLGGEPFEPENQEVLAPFLSKVKKMFPKKTIWCYTGYVYDKDILPSDGKKHCAFTEQFLSRIDVLVDGPFIEELKDISLQFRGSRNQRILHLK, from the coding sequence ATGTACTACGGAGAAATTAAAAAATTCGACATTTCAAACGGAGAAGGTGTTAGAGTTTCCATCTTTGTTTCAGGATGCAGAGTTCATTGTCCGGGCTGCTTTAACAAATGCACTTGGGATTTTCAGTACGGAAAACTTTTTACAGAAGAAACAGAAAACGAAATAACCGAAGCTCTTTCAAAGGAATTTATTTCGGGACTTACAGTTCTTGGAGGAGAGCCTTTCGAACCTGAAAACCAGGAAGTTCTTGCGCCGTTTTTATCAAAAGTAAAAAAAATGTTTCCCAAGAAAACAATCTGGTGCTACACAGGCTACGTTTACGACAAGGACATTCTTCCTTCCGACGGAAAAAAACACTGCGCCTTTACAGAGCAATTTTTAAGCCGCATCGATGTTCTTGTGGACGGACCTTTTATAGAAGAACTCAAAGACATTTCTCTGCAATTCCGCGGCTCAAGAAATCAGCGCATCCTTCATTTAAAATAA
- the nrdD gene encoding anaerobic ribonucleoside-triphosphate reductase has protein sequence MKIIKRSGAEAIYDRNKISTAIRKANVQVRESHRLKESQIESIVDDIEIECHNSGHALNVEDIQDLVENGIMQNGAYEVAKLYITYRYRHQLLRKENTTDQQIMSLLEENNEEVKQENSNKNPTVVSVQRDYMAGEVSKDITRRFLLDPDICKAHDEGIIHFHDADYFAQHMHNCDLVNLEDMLQNGTVISGTKIDRPHSFSTACNIATQIIAQVASCQYGGQSITLTHLAPFVDVSRKKIMAETTELIKATGLQVSSEQFDYMVEQRVKDEIKRGVQTIQYQVITLMTTNGQAPFVTVFMYLNEAKNEQEKADLALIIEEVLKQRYQGVKNEKGAWITPAFPKLIYVLENDNVEQGSPYYYLSELAAKCTARRMVPDYISEKKMLELKIDAKGNGNCYPCMGCRSFLTPYLDLTGKPKYYGRFNQGVVTLNLVDVACSSGGDMMKFNQLLQERLELCHRALRIRHERLLGTKSDAAPILWQNGALARLKKGEVIDKLLYNGYSTISLGYAGLCECVRYMTGKSHTDPDAKPFALNVMKALNEACKKWKEAEHIDYSVYGTPLESTTYKFAKCLKKRFGIIEGVTDKNYITNSYHVNVTEKIDAFTKLSFESEFQRLSPGGAVSYVEVPNMENNIPAVMALLKHIYNNIMYAELNTKSDFCQKCGYTGEIQIATDGDGKLIWECPNCKNHDQATMNVARRTCGYIGTQYWNQGRTQEIKERVLHL, from the coding sequence ATGAAAATCATCAAAAGAAGTGGTGCGGAAGCTATTTACGACCGCAATAAAATTTCAACGGCAATAAGAAAGGCAAACGTGCAGGTAAGAGAATCACATCGCCTTAAAGAAAGCCAGATTGAATCCATTGTTGATGATATTGAAATCGAATGCCATAATTCAGGACATGCGCTTAATGTTGAAGACATTCAAGACCTCGTTGAAAACGGAATTATGCAAAATGGTGCTTACGAAGTTGCCAAGCTTTACATAACCTACCGCTACCGCCATCAGCTTTTGCGCAAAGAAAATACAACCGACCAGCAAATAATGAGCCTCCTTGAAGAAAACAACGAAGAAGTCAAGCAGGAAAATTCAAATAAAAATCCGACTGTAGTTTCTGTCCAGCGCGACTATATGGCTGGAGAAGTCAGCAAGGACATTACACGCCGTTTTCTTTTGGATCCGGATATTTGCAAAGCCCATGACGAAGGAATCATACATTTTCATGATGCGGACTATTTTGCACAGCACATGCACAACTGCGACCTTGTAAACCTTGAGGATATGTTACAAAACGGAACTGTAATCAGCGGAACAAAAATCGACCGTCCGCATTCTTTTTCAACAGCCTGCAATATAGCCACACAGATTATAGCGCAAGTCGCCAGCTGTCAGTACGGCGGACAAAGCATTACGCTCACTCATCTTGCTCCGTTTGTAGACGTAAGCCGCAAAAAAATCATGGCGGAAACAACAGAACTCATAAAAGCCACAGGACTTCAGGTTTCTTCAGAGCAGTTTGATTATATGGTTGAACAGCGTGTAAAGGACGAAATCAAGCGCGGAGTCCAGACAATTCAGTATCAAGTTATAACCCTTATGACAACAAACGGCCAGGCTCCTTTTGTAACGGTTTTCATGTACTTGAACGAAGCGAAAAACGAGCAGGAAAAAGCCGACCTTGCGCTTATTATAGAAGAAGTTCTCAAGCAGCGTTATCAGGGAGTAAAAAACGAAAAAGGCGCCTGGATTACTCCTGCGTTCCCAAAACTTATTTATGTTCTTGAAAATGACAACGTGGAACAAGGCTCGCCATACTATTATCTTTCTGAACTTGCCGCAAAATGCACCGCGCGCAGAATGGTTCCAGACTACATAAGCGAAAAGAAAATGCTGGAGCTAAAAATCGACGCAAAAGGAAACGGAAACTGCTATCCTTGCATGGGCTGCCGTTCATTTTTAACGCCTTACCTGGACTTGACTGGAAAGCCAAAATACTACGGAAGATTCAATCAGGGAGTTGTAACGCTGAACCTTGTTGATGTAGCCTGCTCTTCTGGCGGAGATATGATGAAATTCAATCAGCTTCTTCAGGAACGCCTTGAACTTTGCCACAGAGCGCTTAGAATCCGCCACGAACGCCTTCTTGGAACAAAATCTGATGCCGCACCAATTCTATGGCAAAACGGAGCTTTGGCAAGATTAAAGAAAGGCGAAGTTATCGACAAACTTTTGTACAACGGATATTCAACAATTTCCCTTGGATATGCTGGACTTTGTGAATGCGTTCGCTACATGACTGGAAAATCACACACAGATCCAGATGCAAAGCCTTTTGCGCTCAATGTAATGAAAGCCTTAAACGAAGCCTGCAAAAAATGGAAGGAAGCCGAGCATATTGACTATTCCGTCTATGGAACTCCACTTGAAAGCACAACTTACAAATTTGCAAAGTGCCTCAAAAAAAGATTCGGAATAATTGAAGGCGTTACAGACAAAAACTACATCACAAACAGCTACCACGTAAATGTAACAGAAAAAATCGACGCATTTACAAAGCTTTCGTTTGAATCTGAATTCCAAAGACTTTCGCCGGGCGGAGCTGTAAGCTATGTTGAAGTTCCGAACATGGAAAACAACATTCCGGCTGTAATGGCTCTCTTAAAGCACATTTACAACAACATAATGTATGCCGAGCTGAACACAAAAAGCGACTTCTGCCAGAAATGCGGCTACACAGGCGAAATTCAAATTGCAACAGACGGCGACGGAAAATTAATCTGGGAATGTCCAAACTGCAAAAATCACGATCAGGCCACAATGAACGTTGCAAGAAGAACCTGCGGTTACATCGGAACACAATACTGGAATCAGGGACGCACACAGGAAATAAAAGAGCGTGTGCTGCATTTGTAA
- a CDS encoding ABC transporter substrate-binding protein — MKKTFALFLCVGLFFSCGQKSPEMTLEEIAEYKKNSGSLLLEKTLYKPWKGGGFADGTEGGEWFSSISADPKTFNQYIAERDAESAGIINQTLDSLVDYDNAEKKWFPKAAFFEVETNKKKNTLTVHYTLRENLYWTWYGSDKKVPVTSDDVVFWYNEIAGDPAFQSSGYSGQFVSMPDGTSARIECVKINNRQFDFVFPRIIADPLLATNMSFCPSFIYKKAKEEKGAEGVKDLFKASCNVREIPSMGRWYIAEYIPGQRIVYKKNPYYWEKDSQGKTTTYIDTKTVQIVGNPRTEYLLFKQGKMESYSPVPEEVDAVINGQKDSYKVFRSEGSIGTAMWTFNQNPKNRGKNFYSWFTKKEFRQAMSCLLNRERIIAQTYRGLAEPKYNFFPSVNPYYNEEITLKYRFDKEMSLRLLSKIGINQDSNGTMRDAFGNEISFDLAIPSSSATSNDMAQIVADECSSVGITVNVRQVDFQKLIELLTSTYDWQSVFIGLGANIFPTQGSNVWPSSGNLHLWYPEQKTPATEWEARIDHLYNEGSFTNDFNQAKKIWDEYQSIILEQCPIIYLVSMKTFFALQGKWDISNFFYDNMNGAMTERIFLSQIQ; from the coding sequence ATGAAAAAAACATTCGCTTTGTTTTTATGCGTCGGCTTGTTTTTTAGCTGCGGACAAAAATCTCCTGAAATGACACTTGAAGAAATCGCGGAATACAAAAAAAATTCAGGCTCGCTTCTTCTTGAAAAAACGCTATACAAACCATGGAAAGGCGGCGGTTTTGCAGACGGAACAGAAGGAGGCGAATGGTTTTCTTCAATAAGCGCAGATCCAAAAACTTTCAACCAGTATATTGCAGAACGCGATGCAGAAAGCGCAGGAATTATAAACCAGACTTTGGATTCGCTTGTGGACTATGACAATGCTGAAAAAAAATGGTTTCCAAAAGCGGCATTCTTTGAAGTAGAAACCAACAAGAAAAAAAACACGCTAACCGTCCATTACACTTTGCGTGAAAATCTTTACTGGACTTGGTACGGCTCAGATAAAAAAGTTCCTGTAACTTCTGATGATGTTGTTTTCTGGTACAACGAAATTGCAGGAGACCCGGCATTCCAAAGCTCAGGCTATAGCGGACAGTTTGTTTCTATGCCAGACGGAACTTCCGCGCGCATTGAATGTGTAAAAATAAACAACAGGCAGTTTGACTTTGTCTTTCCGCGGATTATAGCAGATCCGCTTCTTGCCACAAACATGAGTTTCTGTCCGTCTTTTATCTATAAAAAAGCAAAAGAAGAAAAAGGCGCAGAAGGTGTAAAAGACTTATTCAAGGCTTCGTGCAATGTCCGTGAAATTCCTTCAATGGGAAGATGGTACATAGCTGAATATATTCCGGGCCAGAGAATCGTGTACAAAAAAAATCCGTACTACTGGGAAAAAGACTCGCAAGGAAAAACCACAACTTACATAGACACAAAAACAGTTCAAATTGTAGGAAATCCGCGGACTGAATATCTTTTATTCAAGCAGGGAAAAATGGAATCCTATTCGCCAGTTCCGGAAGAAGTTGACGCTGTGATAAACGGACAAAAAGATTCTTACAAAGTCTTCCGCTCGGAAGGTTCAATCGGAACTGCAATGTGGACGTTCAATCAGAATCCAAAAAACAGAGGAAAAAATTTCTACAGCTGGTTTACAAAAAAAGAATTCCGCCAGGCAATGAGTTGCCTTTTAAATCGTGAAAGAATAATTGCACAGACTTACCGCGGACTTGCCGAACCAAAATACAATTTTTTTCCAAGCGTGAATCCGTACTACAACGAAGAAATCACGCTGAAATACAGATTCGACAAGGAAATGTCTTTACGACTTTTGTCAAAAATCGGAATAAACCAAGATTCAAACGGCACAATGCGCGATGCCTTTGGAAACGAAATTTCATTTGACCTTGCAATCCCTTCATCCAGCGCAACCTCAAATGACATGGCGCAAATTGTAGCGGACGAATGTTCAAGTGTAGGAATAACCGTGAATGTGCGTCAGGTTGATTTTCAAAAACTGATTGAGCTTTTGACTTCAACTTATGACTGGCAGTCGGTGTTCATCGGTCTTGGCGCAAATATTTTTCCAACGCAAGGAAGCAATGTCTGGCCTTCAAGCGGAAATTTGCATCTTTGGTATCCAGAGCAAAAAACTCCGGCAACTGAATGGGAAGCTAGAATCGACCACCTTTACAACGAAGGCTCTTTTACAAACGATTTCAATCAGGCAAAAAAAATTTGGGACGAATATCAGTCCATTATTCTTGAGCAATGCCCGATAATTTATCTTGTAAGCATGAAAACTTTTTTTGCGCTTCAAGGCAAATGGGATATTTCAAATTTTTTTTATGACAACATGAACGGAGCAATGACGGAACGGATTTTCTTGTCGCAGATTCAGTAA
- a CDS encoding dipeptide/oligopeptide/nickel ABC transporter permease/ATP-binding protein: MKQLFKYITGRPVALASLIVIAMIYIVMIFAEFFAPYSATASFSEDTFHPANIELTSKGLKVREFRVLESTTWHYAKVKDLRHNLKFFVHGHKYKVLGIIPCDLHLFGTEPDSNGNQYPVFLIGADNLGRDLFSRIVYGSRISLTIGFIASAVSLVLAIIFGGLAGFYGGSTDWFIMRFSEFFMLIPSLYLILFLRSLLNTNMDSGTSYMVITVILSLVGWPGSARTLRGMIHSIKREEFIQNAVLEGTPSLVIIFKYIIPQIASLLIVSTTLSIPGFIMSETTLSYLGLGINDPAVSWGSLINRDISTLNNLKNFPWLLTPVWILLAVTLAFNFLGDSLRDFYDPFHSVFPTWKKRRLEKKIKTHPAQCEFSMAELQRSFLTVQNLFVTFDITTGNKNIQIQAVRGVTFSMKRGEILGIVGESGSGKSVSTTAISGLLPGNAFVEGRIFFKGIELTSLSQDQFRELRGRKIGCIFQEPGRSFDPLQSIGNVFAETLKNSEPELSKEECKKRAVELLNEVGLPDAEKRLKNFPHQFSGGQLQRISIALSLAQGCDLLIADEPTTALDVTIQAQIVELLADLRNKRGLSIIFISHNIDLVALLCDNIIVMYGGLIMEKGTSAQIIKNPRHPYTKALLASTPKFGSHYTEQELSSIPGRVTDPASPVPGCPFAPRCGFKKDECEKENFRCYKMI; encoded by the coding sequence ATGAAGCAGCTTTTTAAATATATTACAGGACGACCAGTTGCGCTTGCCTCTTTAATCGTGATTGCCATGATTTACATTGTCATGATTTTTGCTGAATTTTTTGCTCCGTATTCAGCAACTGCATCTTTTTCGGAAGATACTTTTCATCCTGCAAATATTGAGCTGACTTCCAAAGGTTTAAAAGTCCGTGAATTCAGAGTTCTGGAAAGCACAACTTGGCATTACGCAAAGGTAAAGGATTTGCGGCACAACCTAAAATTTTTTGTGCATGGACATAAATACAAAGTCCTTGGAATTATTCCGTGCGACCTTCATCTTTTTGGAACAGAGCCTGATTCAAATGGAAACCAATATCCGGTATTCTTAATCGGAGCAGACAATTTAGGACGAGACCTTTTTTCAAGAATCGTATACGGAAGCAGAATTTCACTTACGATTGGATTTATTGCAAGCGCAGTTTCATTAGTTCTTGCAATAATTTTCGGCGGACTCGCAGGATTTTACGGCGGCTCAACTGACTGGTTCATAATGCGGTTCAGCGAATTTTTTATGCTCATTCCTAGCCTTTACCTGATTCTTTTTTTACGCTCGCTTTTAAACACAAACATGGATTCTGGAACTTCCTACATGGTCATCACTGTAATTCTTTCTCTTGTAGGTTGGCCGGGAAGCGCGCGGACTTTACGCGGAATGATCCATTCAATTAAACGCGAAGAATTTATTCAGAACGCAGTCCTTGAAGGAACTCCATCGCTTGTAATAATTTTCAAATATATAATTCCGCAGATTGCAAGCCTTCTTATTGTAAGCACAACGCTTTCGATTCCGGGCTTTATTATGAGCGAAACAACACTTTCGTATCTTGGGCTTGGAATAAATGATCCTGCGGTAAGCTGGGGCTCGCTTATAAACCGCGACATTTCCACGTTGAACAATCTCAAAAATTTCCCGTGGCTCTTAACTCCTGTTTGGATATTGCTTGCCGTAACGCTTGCATTCAACTTTTTGGGCGACAGTTTGCGCGATTTTTATGATCCGTTTCATTCAGTCTTTCCAACTTGGAAAAAAAGGCGGCTTGAAAAGAAAATCAAGACGCATCCTGCTCAATGCGAATTTTCAATGGCGGAACTTCAGCGTTCATTTTTAACCGTGCAAAATCTTTTTGTAACTTTTGATATTACAACAGGAAACAAAAATATTCAGATTCAGGCTGTACGCGGCGTAACTTTTTCAATGAAGCGCGGAGAAATTCTTGGAATTGTCGGAGAAAGCGGCTCAGGAAAATCAGTTTCCACAACGGCGATTTCAGGACTTTTGCCGGGAAACGCTTTTGTTGAAGGCAGAATTTTCTTTAAAGGCATCGAGCTTACTTCACTTTCGCAAGATCAGTTCAGGGAATTGCGCGGAAGAAAAATCGGCTGTATCTTTCAAGAACCCGGACGCTCGTTTGATCCGCTCCAAAGCATAGGAAATGTTTTTGCGGAAACTTTAAAAAATTCAGAGCCAGAACTTTCAAAAGAAGAATGCAAAAAACGCGCTGTGGAGCTTTTAAATGAAGTCGGACTTCCAGACGCAGAAAAACGCCTAAAGAATTTTCCGCACCAGTTTTCAGGAGGACAGCTTCAAAGAATCAGCATTGCGCTTTCTTTGGCTCAAGGCTGCGACCTTCTTATTGCGGACGAGCCTACAACTGCGCTCGATGTTACAATTCAGGCGCAAATTGTGGAACTTTTGGCAGACTTAAGAAACAAGCGCGGACTTTCAATAATTTTTATAAGCCACAACATTGACCTTGTAGCTTTACTTTGCGACAATATAATCGTAATGTACGGCGGGCTAATCATGGAAAAAGGAACTTCCGCCCAAATCATAAAAAATCCGCGGCATCCATATACAAAGGCGCTTTTAGCTTCCACGCCAAAATTCGGAAGCCACTACACAGAACAAGAACTTTCTTCTATTCCGGGAAGAGTTACAGATCCGGCTTCACCTGTACCCGGATGTCCGTTTGCTCCAAGATGCGGCTTTAAAAAAGATGAATGCGAAAAAGAAAACTTCAGATGCTACAAAATGATATAA
- a CDS encoding ABC transporter permease, with translation MEAFLKKLWETISFPWNYLKKQSPLASFITGRIATMAALLFILGLAMFALMELAPGDIVDQMMTQQIASSMNSTSVSSSQISKDNSFTTDQGQQLRKELGLDKPFYSQYMDWLKRVFVNHDLGISLISRTPVSFLILSRLKNSIVLNLISLVFITSFSFLLGVYFSSKAGTRTDVAATFFALFFHAFPGILLLILLQLFASITGLFPVTGYPNFPFSENPMKFSFSYVHHIFLPLLASFLGGVGGTMRMIRSTMLDQMGLPYIMALRSRGICERRIYLNHAFKNTLNPYITGSANLLASLFSGSLILEIIFSYPGIGRLMYEAVTQQDVNLVLANSMFVSALVLAGMIISDITLAIVDPRIRYK, from the coding sequence ATGGAAGCATTTTTAAAAAAACTTTGGGAAACAATTTCTTTTCCTTGGAACTACTTAAAAAAGCAAAGTCCCCTCGCATCTTTTATAACTGGAAGAATTGCAACAATGGCGGCTCTTCTTTTTATTTTGGGGCTTGCAATGTTCGCGCTCATGGAACTTGCTCCCGGAGACATAGTTGACCAGATGATGACGCAGCAAATCGCATCTTCCATGAATTCAACTTCGGTTTCATCATCGCAGATTTCAAAGGACAACAGCTTTACAACAGACCAAGGCCAGCAGCTTAGAAAAGAACTGGGACTGGACAAACCGTTTTATTCTCAATATATGGACTGGCTAAAAAGAGTTTTTGTAAATCACGATCTTGGAATCAGTCTGATTTCCAGAACACCGGTAAGCTTTTTGATTTTATCGCGGCTTAAAAATTCAATAGTTTTGAATTTGATTTCGCTTGTTTTTATCACGTCGTTTTCTTTTTTGCTCGGAGTTTATTTTTCTAGCAAAGCCGGAACAAGAACTGACGTGGCGGCAACTTTTTTCGCGCTTTTTTTTCATGCTTTCCCGGGAATTTTGCTTTTGATTCTTTTGCAGCTTTTTGCATCTATAACAGGACTTTTTCCAGTAACAGGCTATCCGAATTTTCCATTCTCTGAAAATCCTATGAAATTTTCATTCAGCTATGTTCATCATATTTTTCTTCCGTTGCTTGCCTCTTTTCTTGGAGGAGTTGGAGGAACTATGAGAATGATCCGCTCAACGATGCTAGACCAGATGGGACTTCCTTACATAATGGCTCTTCGTTCACGCGGAATTTGCGAGCGCAGAATTTACTTGAACCATGCTTTTAAAAACACGCTCAATCCGTATATAACAGGCAGCGCAAATCTTCTTGCAAGCCTTTTCAGCGGAAGCTTGATCTTGGAAATAATTTTTTCGTATCCGGGAATAGGCAGGCTGATGTACGAAGCTGTAACCCAGCAGGATGTAAATCTTGTTCTGGCAAACAGCATGTTTGTTTCCGCGCTGGTTCTTGCCGGAATGATTATTTCAGACATCACGCTTGCAATTGTAGATCCTAGAATCAGATATAAATAA